The Corynebacterium qintianiae genome has a window encoding:
- a CDS encoding prepilin peptidase: protein MLIGGLAALGWSAALVYYDVTRLRLPDWLTLPAVCLASAAILAWPVGLWGLAWPAAYLASGKGVGGGDVKLALPLGVVCAAVGGAGAVVAVVLLSSLFTLLGALVTRRAVLAHGPSMLVAAWLVALYGLCGPDL from the coding sequence ATGTTGATCGGGGGGTTGGCGGCGCTAGGGTGGAGCGCCGCTCTGGTGTACTACGACGTGACGCGGCTGCGCCTGCCGGACTGGCTCACGTTGCCCGCGGTATGCCTCGCCTCCGCCGCGATTCTGGCGTGGCCGGTTGGCCTGTGGGGTTTGGCGTGGCCTGCCGCCTACCTCGCGTCGGGCAAGGGTGTCGGCGGGGGAGACGTCAAGCTGGCGCTTCCCCTCGGGGTGGTGTGCGCGGCGGTCGGCGGAGCCGGCGCCGTGGTGGCGGTCGTCCTGCTGTCCAGCCTGTTCACCCTGCTCGGCGCGCTTGTCACCCGCCGCGCAGTCCTCGCGCACGGGCCGTCGATGCTCGTGGCGGCCTGGCTCGTCGCACTCTATGGGTTATGCGGGCCTGACCTGTGA